The following coding sequences lie in one Spirosoma sp. KUDC1026 genomic window:
- a CDS encoding helix-turn-helix domain-containing protein codes for MKKEESTHYKFDSVAAAHQAFGLPKPLHPLISLINGPHTQVDLTVPPQSHVLGFYKISYKPRLSGRLKYGQSYYDFDEGGLLFASPGQIIGSNDNDASVCSQLTLLIHPDYFLGYPLAKTIRQYGFFSYSTNETLHLSEEEKATVMAILNMIEAELNSRIDESSQNVVIAQLDLLLNYANRFYKRQFITRKAVNNDLLQKLEDLVDDYFTSERSLDQGLPSVQYLAEQLNLSPSYLSDMLRSLIGQNAQQYLHNKLIDRAKEKLSTTSLTVSEVAYALGFEHSQSFSKLFKTKTNLSPLEFRRSFN; via the coding sequence ATGAAGAAGGAAGAAAGCACGCACTACAAATTCGATTCCGTAGCGGCCGCTCACCAGGCGTTTGGTTTACCAAAACCACTGCACCCGCTGATCAGCCTGATCAACGGTCCACACACGCAGGTTGATCTAACTGTTCCTCCGCAGAGCCATGTACTTGGTTTTTATAAAATATCGTACAAACCCAGGCTCAGTGGCCGATTGAAATACGGCCAGAGCTATTATGATTTTGATGAGGGCGGTTTGTTATTCGCTTCGCCAGGACAGATCATTGGTAGCAATGACAATGATGCCAGCGTGTGTTCTCAGTTAACGCTGCTCATTCATCCGGACTATTTTTTGGGTTACCCGCTGGCTAAGACAATCAGGCAGTATGGCTTTTTCTCCTATTCGACCAATGAAACCCTGCATTTGTCAGAAGAAGAAAAAGCAACGGTCATGGCCATTCTCAACATGATCGAAGCGGAACTGAACAGCCGGATTGATGAGTCCAGCCAGAACGTCGTCATTGCCCAGCTTGACTTGCTGCTGAACTACGCGAACCGATTTTACAAACGCCAGTTTATTACCCGCAAAGCGGTTAATAACGACCTGTTACAGAAACTGGAGGACCTGGTGGATGATTATTTCACCAGTGAACGATCACTCGACCAGGGGTTACCGTCGGTTCAATACCTCGCCGAACAGCTGAATCTTTCTCCCAGTTATCTGAGTGATATGCTACGGTCACTGATCGGGCAGAATGCACAGCAATACCTTCACAATAAGCTCATTGACAGAGCAAAAGAAAAGCTTTCTACCACCAGCCTAACGGTCAGCGAAGTGGCTTACGCGCTGGGATTTGAACACTCGCAATCGTTCAGTAAACTGTTCAAAACGAAAACGAACCTGTCGCCCCTGGAATTCAGACGGTCGTTCAACTGA
- a CDS encoding heavy-metal-associated domain-containing protein: METIQFKTNIKCGACVGTVTPFLNEAVGEGNWQVDTASPNKVLTTEKATAETVKQAIEKAGYKAEPLN; this comes from the coding sequence ATGGAAACCATCCAATTCAAGACCAACATAAAATGCGGTGCCTGCGTGGGTACTGTAACGCCTTTTCTGAACGAGGCTGTAGGCGAAGGCAACTGGCAGGTCGATACGGCATCGCCCAATAAGGTGCTGACCACCGAAAAGGCTACTGCCGAAACGGTGAAGCAGGCTATCGAGAAAGCTGGCTACAAAGCCGAGCCGCTGAATTAG
- a CDS encoding IS3 family transposase (programmed frameshift) — protein MKKTKFTEAQIVFALKQAETGVAVAEVCRKMGISEATYYNWKKKYGGLGVAELHRLRQLEEENRQLKQLVADLSLDKQMLQDGAQKKALRPVQQRKLASSLMENYRVSARRACSVIQFRRSSLQFKSRRRDDSVIRKRIKEIAQVRVRYGYQRIYVLLRREGWRDNHKRVYRVYCEEGLHLRSKRPRRNRAAAHRLERPQLSSIHQCWSMDFVADQLFDGRKIRALTVVDNYSRQCLAIHVGQSLKGEDVVAVMNHLKIVDLAVPERIQVDNGSEFISKFLDKWAYDNKVTLDFSRPGKPTDNAFIESFNGSFRDECLNAHWFLSLDDAREKIEHWRQEYNSFRPHSSLGGLTPDEVGKGKEKPTHERPILNL, from the exons ATGAAGAAAACCAAGTTCACCGAAGCGCAAATCGTCTTTGCTCTCAAGCAAGCTGAGACCGGAGTAGCCGTGGCTGAAGTATGCCGCAAAATGGGAATTAGCGAGGCTACCTATTACAATTGGAAGAAGAAGTATGGCGGATTGGGTGTTGCCGAACTGCACCGATTACGCCAGTTGGAAGAAGAAAACCGTCAGCTGAAACAGCTAGTGGCCGACCTGAGCCTGGACAAACAAATGCTTCAGGATG GTGCTCAAAAAAAAGCTTTGAGGCCAGTTCAGCAAAGGAAACTGGCCTCAAGTTTAATGGAAAACTATCGCGTTTCAGCCCGTCGTGCCTGCTCTGTTATTCAATTCCGTCGATCCTCTTTGCAGTTCAAGTCTCGTCGTCGAGATGACTCCGTGATCCGGAAACGAATCAAAGAAATTGCCCAAGTAAGGGTTCGGTACGGTTATCAGCGGATTTATGTGCTGTTGCGCCGGGAAGGCTGGCGTGACAACCACAAAAGGGTCTATAGGGTGTATTGTGAAGAAGGATTGCATCTCAGAAGCAAGCGTCCCCGTCGTAATCGAGCCGCTGCCCACCGGTTAGAGCGCCCCCAACTCTCCAGTATCCATCAGTGCTGGAGCATGGACTTTGTGGCTGATCAGCTATTTGATGGCCGAAAAATCCGGGCCTTAACTGTAGTCGATAATTATAGTCGCCAGTGCTTAGCCATCCATGTCGGCCAATCATTAAAGGGTGAAGACGTGGTGGCCGTAATGAATCACTTAAAAATTGTAGATTTGGCTGTACCCGAACGGATTCAAGTGGACAATGGCAGTGAATTTATCTCAAAGTTCCTGGACAAGTGGGCTTATGATAACAAAGTGACGCTGGACTTTTCAAGGCCAGGAAAGCCAACGGATAATGCGTTTATCGAGTCATTTAATGGTAGTTTCCGGGACGAGTGCTTGAACGCTCACTGGTTCTTATCGCTAGACGATGCTCGGGAAAAAATTGAACACTGGAGGCAAGAATATAATAGCTTCCGCCCCCACAGCTCTCTTGGTGGTTTAACCCCAGATGAGGTTGGAAAGGGAAAAGAAAAACCAACACATGAACGTCCGATCCTCAATCTTTGA